In Macadamia integrifolia cultivar HAES 741 chromosome 5, SCU_Mint_v3, whole genome shotgun sequence, a single window of DNA contains:
- the LOC122080344 gene encoding uncharacterized protein LOC122080344 isoform X1, producing MATESKVVSEDAKIDLFEDDDEFEEFEIGEDVVNALKSMGKYFAWKMERAGSSSATSAPPSAPPSRSIDYSTAACHTLLDTIPDVPKELYMKALKRIWEDPKWRLAFIVSIPERRTWLLKMLES from the exons ATGGCGACGGAATCCAAGGTTGTGTCTGAGGATGCCAAGATTGATCTTTTTGAAGACGATGATGAATTTGAGGAATTTGAAATTGGCGAAG ATGTCGTAAATGCATTGAAGTCCATGGGAAAATATTTTGCTTGGAAAATGGAAAGGGCGGGCAGTTCCTCTGCCACATCTGCACCTCCTTCTGCTCCTCCCTCAAGGAGTATTGACTACAGCACAGCTGCCTGTCATACTTTGCTGGACACCATACCTGATGTGCCAAAGGAGTTATACATGAAGGCTCTCAAACGTATATGGGAGGACCCAAAATGGAGACTAGCATTCATTGTATCCATTCCTGAAAGAAGGACTTGGTTGCTAAAGATGTTAGAGTCATGA